In Schizosaccharomyces osmophilus chromosome 2, complete sequence, the following proteins share a genomic window:
- the pun1 gene encoding plasma membrane anchored protein, claudin family, SUR7 subfamily, predicted membrane sensor Pun1: MGLKILKFVFMAAAVLCTAVGGLLSILCIINQTQHNTAFQNIYFVQLNTTSLFSVNNATELAQSIGDQIQGDLANQLTQIIEKDNSQIQAAITQLEKQMKEISGVPDWYSVGLWNYCEGKADDYTNPTYCSKPSSKYYFNPVKMIENDLSDAANTQISLHLSDEAEYGLKISKGICYALRAMYILGFMFFVFTLASVLVSGCPFFGPLLVSVCCFFATVFTLVAACMAVAFYRVVISKLEEHLTMLNIPMVLGKKIFAYSFISAAAGIAALILFFIANLTTYSPV; encoded by the coding sequence ATGGGACTCAAAATACTCAAATTTGTGTTTATGGCTGCGGCCGTCTTGTGTACTGCGGTAGGCGGTCTTTTATCCATTCTTTGTATAATTAACCAAACACAACATAATACTGCCtttcaaaatatatacTTCGTTCAGCTCAACACTACCTCGTTGTTTTCAGTCAATAATGCTACCGAGCTCGCACAGTCAATAGGAGACCAAATACAAGGCGATTTAGCAAATCAACTAACCCAAATTATTGAAAAGGACAACTCGCAGATTCAAGCTGCCATTACACAgctagaaaagcaaatgaagGAGATTTCAGGTGTTCCCGATTGGTATTCAGTCGGTCTTTGGAATTACTGTGAAGGCAAGGCCGATGACTATACAAATCCTACTTATTGTAGTAAGCCTTCGTCGAAATATTACTTCAATCCTGTAAAAATGATCGAAAATGATCTATCAGACGCTGCCAACACCCAAATTAGTCTCCATTTATCTGATGAAGCTGAATATGgtttaaaaatttcaaaaggtATATGTTATGCTCTGCGAGCTATGTATATTTTAGGATTCatgtttttcgtttttacACTTGCTTCTGTATTAGTTTCTGGGTGCCCCTTCTTTGGCCCTCTATTGGTCTCTGTGTGCTGCTTCTTTGCTACAGTCTTCACATTAGTAGCTGCATGTATGGCTGTTGCTTTTTATCGGGTTGTTATTTCTAAACTTGAGGAACACCTAACCATGTTAAATATCCCAATGGTTTTGgggaaaaaaatattcgcatattcttttatttccgCAGCTGCTGGTATAGCAGCCCttattttgttctttattGCCAACTTGACTACGTACTCCCCTGTTTAG
- the ain1 gene encoding alpha-actinin has product MQANQWQNVQNRTFTKWFNTKLSLHDLPTVLNLGKDLSDGILLIQLLEIIGDEQLGKYNRKPRLRLHKLENVNKALEYIKSKGMPLTNIGPADIVDGNLKLILGLIWTLILRFTIADINEEGLTAKEGLLLWCQRKTAKYRPEVEIHDFSRSWTNGLAFCALIHKHRPDLLNYHELDKKDNRKNMQLAFDIAQEHIGIPRLIDVEDVCDVDRPDERSIMTYIAEYFHAFSTLDKVETAARRVERFTEVLMSTRSMQEDYETRMKRLLESISRVREYWKASTFENTYSDVKAHSRDFVGFKAAEKREWVKEKIDLESLLATIQTSLKTYQLQMYEPPAGLKIVDLEREWKDFLTEEADRSKLINTRMREIKENMRISFAERANSFSKMLSTISNEISNLQGEWRDQLDHVEFLQEHLGPLEIELASVKVHSDNCREAGIEENDYTLFSYDDLEHEFGVTAEIIAHKIKYLQNEILEREKRTLSKQELDGIATVFRHFEKKKSNLLNEMEFYAALASLGLVYDSEEGTALFERASNGEEGVTCERFTEVVMEELEDRDSARQVLYAFCDVADGKSYVTVDDLMKSQVRPNFVKFLETNMKKDNKGMDYLTWIRELIAEDKEFP; this is encoded by the exons ATGCAAGCAAATCAATGGCAGAACGTACAAAATAGAACTTTTACAAAATG GTTTAACACAAAACTTTCATTACACGATTTACCTACGGTTTTAAACCTGGGGAAAGATTTATCAGACGGAATACTCTTAATTCAGCTATTAGAAATCATTGGCGATGAACAATTAGGGAAATACAATCGGAAGCCTCGTCTCCGTTTGCACAAACTCGAAAATGTCAATAAGGCTTTGGAGTACATCAAGAGTAAAGGGATGCCTTTAACAAACATTGGTCCAGCTG ACATCGTTGATGGAAACCTCAAATTAATCCTTGGTTTAATTTGGACTTTGATTTTAAGATTCACAATTGCTGATATTAATGAAGAAGGTTTGACTGCTAAGGAAGGTTTGCTTCTATGGTGTCAGCGGAAAACTGCAAAGTATCGTCCAGAGGTGGAAATTCATGATTTCTCAAGAAGTTGGACGAATGGCTTGGCATTCTGTGCTTTAATTCACAAGCATCGACCTGACCTGTTGAACTATCACGAACTAGACAAAAAAGACAATCGAAAAAATATGCAGCTTGCTTTTGATATTGCTCAAGAGCATATCGGTATCCCTCGTTTAATCGACGTCGAGGATGTTTGCGATGTCGATCGTCCCGATGAACGCAGTATCATGACTTATATTGCGGAATACTTTCATGCTTTTTCTACCCTGGATAAGGTCGAGACTGCTGCTAGAAGAGTTGAGAGATTTACGGAAGTTTTGATGTCAACGCGCTCGATGCAGGAAGACTATGAAACTCGTATGAAACGACTTTTAGAGAGCATTTCTCGAGTTCGTGAATACTGGAAGGCATCTACTTTTGAGAACACATATTCTGATGTTAAAGCTCATTCTCGAGATTTTGTTGGTTTCAAGGCAGCTGAAAAACGAGAATGGGTAAAGGAGAAAATTGACCTTGAATCCCTCCTCGCAACAATTCAGACAAGTCTAAAAACCTACCAACTTCAAATGTATGAGCCTCCTGCTGGCTTGAAAATTGTGGACTTGGAACGTGAATGGAAGGATTTTCTGACCGAAGAAGCAGATCGCTCTAAGTTAATAAATACCCGTATGAGAGagattaaagaaaatatgcGTATATCTTTCGCAGAACGCGCAAacagtttttcaaaaatgctTTCAACCATTTCAAATGAGATTTCTAACCTTCAGGGAGAATGGAGGGATCAACTAGACCATGTTGAGTTTTTACAAGAACATTTAGGTCCATTGGAAATTGAGTTAGCCAGCGTGAAGGTCCATTCAGACAACTGTAGGGAAGCAggtattgaagaaaatgattacACTTTATTTTCCTATGACGATTTGGAACATGAGTTCGGTGTCACAGCTGAAATTATTGCtcataaaataaagtaCTTACAGAAcgaaattttggaaagagaGAAACGAACCCTCTCGAAGCAAGAATTGGATGGTATAGCAACCGTCTTCCGTCAttttgagaagaaaaagtcaaatttgTTGAATGAGATGGAATTTTATGCCGCATTGGCTTCTTTGGGTTTAGTTTATGACTCGGAAGAAGGTACGGCCTTATTTGAGAGAGCATCGAACGGTGAAGAGGGAGTAACATGTGAACGTTTCACAGAAGTTGTGATGGAGGAACTAGAAGATCGTGACAGCGCCCGTCAAGTTTTGTACGCCTTTTGCGATGTTGCTGATGGAAAGTCCTATGTTACAGTCGATGATTTAATGAAAAGTCAAGTTCGTCCAAATTTTGtgaaatttttggaaacaaacATGAAGAAAGATAACAAGGGAATGGATTACTTAACTTGGATCAGAGAATTGATTGCAGAAGACAAAGAATTCCCATGA
- a CDS encoding Schizosaccharomyces specific protein: MSLNFRPVEQEELKGICEQFASSISAEFDDNTFVCDLAESDLFAEEGTSQVFTFQKNVLLLPIDVPDGVELRILEENVSIPLESFLSVPVSADEHCFLSWEKVPLRQRIKTLAKAQMNEEQDDEAKWTGLFIKFGINSTNADDDFQGAASETKFELPEGQKLVIP; encoded by the coding sequence ATGTCTTTGAACTTTAGGCCCGtagaacaagaagaattgaaggGTATATGCGAACAATTTGCTTCCAGCATATCCGCAGAGTTTGATGACAACACATTTGTTTGCGATCTGGCAGAAAGTGATCTTTTTGCAGAAGAAGGAACATCTCAAGTGTTCACATTTCAGAAAAACGTGCTTTTACTCCCGATCGACGTGCCTGATGGAGTTGAACTTCGtattttagaagaaaacgTATCTATTCCATTGGAATCATTCCTGTCAGTCCCTGTTTCTGCCGACGAACATTGCTTTTTGTCTTGGGAGAAAGTACCTTTAAGACAAAGGATTAAGACATTGGCCAAAGCCCAGATGAACGAGGAGCAAGATGATGAAGCTAAATGGACCGGATTGTTCATAAAGTTTGGCATTAACTCTACGAACGCCGATGATGACTTTCAAGGGGCAGCTTCAGAGACCAAGTTTGAATTACCAGAGGGACAGAAGTTAGTAATCCCTTAA
- a CDS encoding CPA1 sodium ion/proton antiporter — MDAASIINVIRRADGDEDDDQDPALQELYSSWALFILLVLLIGALLTSYYVQSKKIRAIHETVISVFVGMVVGLIIRVSPGLIIQNMVSFHSTYFFNVLLPPIILNSGYELHQSNFFRNIGTILTFAFAGTFISAVTLGILVYIFSFLNFENFHMSFVEALSMGATLSATDPVTVLAIFNSYRVDQKLYTIIFGESILNDAVAIVMFETLQKFQGKQLHLFTLFNGITIFIITFFVSLLIGVSVGLMTALLLKYSYLRRYPHIESCIILLMAYASYFFSNGCHMSGVVSLLFCGITLKHYAFYNMSYKAKLSTKYVFRVLAQLSENFIFIYLGMSLFTQVDLVYKPIFILITTIAVTASRYMNVFPLSKLMNKFHRQKDGTLIDHIPYSYQMMLFWAGLRGAVGVALAAGFEGENAQTLKATTLVVVVLTLIIFGGTTSRMLEILNIETGVAADVDSDTEFSMLPWQATADYDLENGAMELSNASLDSPAAAPDRPIVPDDYENVEVFSEASPSKKISNTFEQYQRAAGAFNHFFHASRDDQAQWFSRFDEEVIKPVLLERDVSKSSPRK; from the exons ATGGATGCTGCTTCCATAATTAATG TTATCAGACGAGCTGATGGCGATGAGGATGATGATCAAGATCCAGCTTTACAAGAGCTGTACTCAAGTTGGGCTCTGTTTATTCTTCTCGTTCTCCTGATTGGTGCCCTTCTTACTAGCTATTATGttcaatcaaaaaagattcGAGCCATTCATGAAACCGTCATTTCCGTCTTTGTCGGTATGGTTGTCGGCCTGATCATTCGGGTTTCTCCAGGATTgattattcaaaatatggtttcttttcactcTACGTATTTTTTCAACGTCTTACTTCCGCCTATCATTCTCAATTCGGGGTATGAATTGCATCAG TCAAATTTCTTTCGAAATATAGGCACAATCCttacttttgcttttgccGGTACTTTTATATCCGCCGTTACTTTGGGAATCCTCGTATACATATTCTCATTTTTaaactttgaaaacttCCACATGTCCTTTGTAGAAGCATTGTCCATGGGCGCTACTTTATCGGCCACGGATCCCGTCACTGTTCTTGCGATTTTCAATTCTTATAGAGTGGATCAAAAGCTTTACACCATTATTTTCGGTGAGAGTATTCTAAATGACGCAGTTGCAATTGTTATGTTTGAAACTTTGCAAAAAtttcaaggaaaacaaCTTCATTTGTTTACCCTATTTAACGGTATAactatttttataattacGTTTTTCGTAAGTCTGTTAATTGGCGTTTCCGTCGGGCTTATGACTGctttacttttgaaatattCTTATTTGCGACGTTATCCTCACATTGAATCTTGCATTATCTTGCTCATGGCATATGcctcttattttttttccaatggATGTCACATGTCTGGCGTTGTCTCACTATTGTTTTGCGGAATAACTTTGAAACATTATGCTTTCTATAATATGTCTTACAAGGCAAAATTGAGCACGAAATATGTGTTTCGAGTTTTGGCTCAGTTGTCTGAGAactttatatttatttatttgggAATGTCCTTATTCACTCAAGTTGATCTAGTCTATAAAcctatatttattttgattacCACG ATTGCGGTAACTGCTTCTAGATATATGAACGTTTTTCCTTTGAGTAAACTAATGAACAAATTTCATCGCCAAAAGGACGGAACTCTCATAGACCATATCCCATATAGTTATCAAATGATGCTTTTCTGGGCTGGTCTTCGTGGTGCCGTAGGTGTCGCTTTAGCCGCTGGTTTCGAAGGTGAAAATGCTCAGACACTCAAGGCCACAACACTTGTTGTAGTTGTACTGACACTTATCATTTTCGGTGGAACTACTTCTCGTATGCTTGAAATTTTAAACATCGAAACTGGTGTAGCTGCCGATGTGGATAGCGATACCGAATTCTCCATGCTTCCATGGCAGGCTACGGCTGACTATGATTTAGAGAATGGAGCTATGGAGCTTTCCAATGCGTCTCTTGATTCTCCAGCTGCTGCCCCTGATCGACCAATTGTGCCAGATGATTATGAGAATGTAGAGGTATTCTCTGAGGCTAGtccttcaaagaaaatttctAATACTTTTGAGCAATACCAAAGAGCTGCCGGAGCATTCAACCATTTTTTCCATGCATCTAGAGATGATCAAGCCCAATGGTTTTCACGCTTTGATGAAGAGGTTATTAAACCTGTTTTACTGGAACGGGacgtttcaaaaagtagcCCAAGAAAGTGA
- the coa2 gene encoding cytochrome c oxidase assembly protein Coa2: MFRTLRASQRRSLVNLLFGTTALFATATVVLPSLLPCPAMQNPYVGSQPNAQEEPTKSEWSSSIVVIDDKQSQKGQSTTPSSTSH, from the coding sequence ATGTTTCGTACACTCAGAGCATCCCAGCGTCGGTCGCTGGTAAACCTGCTATTTGGAACGACTGCTCTCTTTGCCACAGCAACTGTCGTacttccttctttacttCCTTGTCCCGCTATGCAGAATCCTTATGTAGGTTCCCAACCCAACGCTCAAGAGGAACCTACCAAATCCGAATGGTCCTCTTCCATCGTGGTTATTGATGACAAACAATCGCAGAAAGGTCAAAGCACAACCCCATCGTCTACGTCTCATTAA
- the mug182 gene encoding NADHX epimerase, whose amino-acid sequence MSGKPAISLLSASVAKALDGELMSTGAFSVDQLMELAGLSVSQVVYREYPRSSHVKVLVCCGPGNNGGDGLVAARHLWQYGYQPTVYYPKPSSPDLYKRLCKQLEDLDIPIHTTHTSDSFHQLLNQSSLIVDSLFGFSFKGPVREPFGEILSAIVDSKLHVVSVDAPSSWEIDEGPQKEGPLKNFNPNVLISLTAPKPCCNFYKGKHYLGGRFVSKAIKEKYHLQLPPYPGMDQIVNITDEPLATV is encoded by the exons ATGTCGGGAAAGCCTGCTATTTCT TTGCTCAGTGCGTCCGTTGCTAAAGCCCTTGATGGGGAGCTAATGTCGACTGGAGCCTTTTCGGTAGATCA gcTTATGGAGTTGGCTGGCTTGTCGGTTTCTCAAGTTGTATATCGTGAATATCCCCGCTCTAGTCATGTCAAAGTGCTTGTCTGCTGTGGTCCCGGAAACAATGGAGGTGATGGTTTAGTGGCTGCTCGACATCTCTGGCAGTACGGCTATCAACCGACCGTCTACTATCCAAAACCATCATCACCAGACCTGTACAAGAGATTGTGCAAGCAACTTGAAGACCTCGACATACCCATCCATACTACCCACACTTCTGATTCGTTTCATCAACTCCTCAACCAGTCATCTCTGATCGTGGATTCTTTGTTTGGATTCAGCTTTAAGGGCCCAGTTCGTGAGCCTTTCGGTGAGATTCTCTCTGCCATTGTCGATTCCAAGCTTCATGTTGTTTCTGTCGACGCTCCGTCCTCTTGGG AAATCGATGAAGGTCCTCAAAAGGAAGGTCCtttaaagaatttcaaTCCAAACGTCTTAATTTCTCTCACAGCCCCCAAGCCCTGTTGCAATTTCTATAAGGGCAAGCATTACCTTGGTGGTAGATTCGTTAGCAAGGCCATCAAGGAAAAATATCACTTGCAATTGCCTCCTTATCCTGGAATGGACCAGATTGTTAATATCACGGATGAGCCCTTAGCTACTGTATAA
- the zpr1 gene encoding EF-1 alpha binding zinc finger protein Zpr1, giving the protein MTDPSNREELFPEIGTAAQNVSGTDNESTGVQEVESLCMQCHENGITRLFLTVIPYFREIILTSFECPHCGFKNAQVQHAEAVQTEGSSFTLQVSEKDDLNRTIVKSNEAVIRIPELQLEIPGRLGQLTTIEGVLSNIHDDLSKDQEARKESIPEVYQQISQFLERVLQFRNGEAPFTFILDDVTGNSWVEMRPGKDGNRWTQVKYKRTLEQNHKLGLVNTDEGQNPETKENTNAPATLAHDATAVEVDPSEVHTFHSTCPSCSHPCDTHMKLLDIPHFKEVIIMSTVCDHCGYRSNEVKTGGAIPDKGRKITLKVMDTEDLSRDILKSETASLQIAELGLDLYPGTLGGRFTTLEGILTQIYDELYGRVFSQESDSMTPEQIATWQQFLSNLTNAKEVGTQFTVVLDDPLAQSYLQNFYAPDPDPNMVIEQYDRSFEMNEELGLNDMKTENYQQPTADTKKE; this is encoded by the coding sequence ATGACTGATCCTTCCAACCGCGAGGAATTGTTCCCTGAAATTGGTACAGCTGCCCAGAATGTTTCTGGCACCGACAATGAAAGTACTGGCGTCCAGGAAGTTGAGTCTTTGTGCATGCAATGCCATGAGAATGGTATCACAAGACTTTTCTTGACAGTCATCCCTTACTTTCGAGAAATCATTTtaacttcttttgaatgcCCTCACTGTGGCTTCAAGAATGCTCAGGTTCAACATGCTGAGGCTGTTCAAACAGAGGGCTCTAGTTTCACTCTCCAAGTCAGCGAGAAAGATGACCTTAATCGTACTATTGTCAAGAGCAACGAAGCTGTCATCCGTATCCCCGAGCTTCAATTAGAAATTCCTGGACGCCTTGGCCAATTGACCACGATTGAAGGGGTTTTAAGCAACATTCATGATGACTTGTCTAAAGATCAAGAGGCTCGTAAAGAATCCATTCCTGAAGTGTATCAGCaaatttctcaatttttGGAACGCGTTCTTCAATTCCGTAATGGAGAGGCTCCTTTCACATTTATCCTTGATGATGTTACTGGTAATAGTTGGGTTGAAATGAGACCCGGTAAAGATGGTAATCGCTGGACTCAAGTTAAGTACAAGCGTACCCTTGAACAAAACCACAAATTGGGTCTTGTTAACACAGATGAAGGTCAAAATCCTGAAACTAAGGAAAATACTAATGCACCTGCCACTTTGGCTCACGATGCTACTGCCGTAGAGGTTGATCCTAGCGAAGTTCACACCTTCCATTCTACTTGCCCATCTTGCTCCCATCCTTGTGATACACACATGAAGCTTTTAGATATTCCCCATTTCAAGGAAGTAATTATCATGTCCACTGTCTGTGACCATTGTGGTTACCGTTCTAACGAAGTTAAAACCGGTGGTGCAATCCCTGATAAGGGTCGCAAGATCACTTTGAAGGTCATGGACACTGAGGACCTTTCTCGTGATATCCTCAAATCTGAAACTGCTTCCTTGCAAATTGCTGAACTTGGTTTAGACTTGTATCCCGGTACCTTAGGTGGCCGATTCACTACCCTCGAGGGAATTCTCACTCAAATTTATGATGAGCTTTACGGCCGTGTTTTCTCTCAAGAAAGCGATTCTATGACCCCCGAACAAATCGCAACCTGGCAGCAATTCCTTAGCAACTTGACAAATGCTAAAGAAGTTGGTACTCAATTCACCGTTGTTTTGGATGATCCTTTGGCTCAAAGCTATCTTCAAAACTTCTACGCACCTGATCCTGATCCAAACATGGTAATTGAACAGTACGATCGAAGCtttgaaatgaatgaagAGCTTGGTCTTAATGATATGAAGACTGAAAATTACCAACAGCCTACTGCTGacacaaaaaaggaataa
- the rad54 gene encoding DNA-dependent ATPase Rad54/Rhp54, protein MIQDPTNSPRLDALSSRNKENAPGKLFKKFKCPSLIISEKRKELPLRKRPRINYNEFGSSGNGNDSAYVTEERAGLAAIKEANHIVLSQERKDPGTVIKKQFSVPKPIKGHEDLSKVSFSRPPPTLGMKKRTEIIARPLYDPADEFAIVLYDPTTDTHEEVPDIKEFLTNKRKIELEAKSKKGKKQIIENQSDTEEEEANQSNDSTDCFSQENSEKSTESDSTATGKGKYKRQNKSLKDLLGIQKEKPPPPPVPVVIDPKLTRILRPHQIEGVKFLYRCVTGRVDRGASGCIMADEMGLGKTLQCIALLWTLLKQSPQAGKPTIEKAIITCPSSLVKNWANELVKWLGKDAITPFIIDGKSSKQELTVALQQWAQVRGRQVTRPVLISSYETLRGYVDCLKNTEIGVLLCDEGHRLKNSDSLTFTALDKLNVQRRIILSGTPIQNDLSEYFSLLNFANPGLLGSRPEFRKNYEIPILRGRDADGSDKDKNIGDEKLAELAKIVNRFIIRRTNEILSKYLPVKYEHVVFCGLSDFQMKLYNHFVTSPEINKIIKGTGSQPLKAIGILKKLCNHPDLLNISEDLEGCESLYPAGFTPRELRGRDRSIDSSLSGKMLVLERMLAQIKRETDDKIVLISNYTSTLDLFEQLCRVRSYKALRLDGTMNVNKRQKLVDNFNDPEKDAFIFLLSSKAGGCGINLIGANRLILFDPDWNPAADQQALARVWRDGQKKDCFVYRFIATGTIEEKIFQRQSHKQSLSSCVVDEAQDVERHFSMDNLRHLFQLNENTICETHETFKCKRCRNGKQFIRAPAMLYGDTSTWNHFTNPTLEKIEDHLLKRECGKDQVTTVFQYKSH, encoded by the coding sequence ATGATTCAAGACCCTACAAATTCGCCCCGTCTCGATGCTCTATCATCTagaaacaaggaaaatgCACCTGGAAagctcttcaaaaaattcaagtGCCCATCTCTAATAATATCAGAAAAGCGAAAGGAATTGCCTTTAAGAAAGCGACCTAGGATTAATTATAATGAATTTGGATCTAGCGGCAATGGAAATGATTCTGCCTATGTGACAGAGGAAAGAGCTGGTCTAGCAGCTATTAAAGAAGCTAATCATATTGTACTTTCacaagaaaggaaagatcCAGGTACggtaataaaaaaacagtTTTCTGTACCAAAACCGATTAAAGGACATGAAGACTTGTCCAAAGTTAGTTTCAGTCGGCCACCGCCTACATtaggaatgaaaaaaagaacagaGATTATTGCTAGGCCACTTTATGATCCTGCTGACGAATTTgcaattgttttatatGATCCTACTACCGATACTCATGAAGAAGTTCCCGAtatcaaagaatttttgaCAAATAAACGTAAAATTGAGCTGGAAGCAAAGtccaaaaaaggaaaaaagcaaataattGAAAACCAGTCAGatactgaagaagaagaagctaaTCAAAGTAATGACTCCACCGATTGTTTTAGCCAAGAGAATTCCGAAAAATCAACCGAGTCAGACTCGACAGCAACTGGCAAAGGGAAATACAAAAGGCAGAACAAAAGCTTAAAAGACTTACTTGGtattcaaaaagagaaaccgCCACCACCACCTGTACCCGTTGTAATCGACCCAAAGTTAACTCGCATTTTACGTCCACATCAAATAGAAGGTGTGAAGTTTTTATACAGATGTGTTACAGGGCGCGTGGATCGTGGTGCGAGCGGCTGCATTATGGCAGATGAAATGGGTCTCGGTAAAACTTTGCAATGTATTGCTTTGCTATGGACTTTGTTGAAGCAGTCTCCTCAAGCTGGAAAGCCAACTATCGAAAAAGCAATCATTACTTGCCCATCTTCTTTGGTGAAAAATTGGGCCAATGAATTAGTAAAATGGTTAGGAAAAGATGCGATCACTCCTTTTATTATTGACGGAAAAAGCTCAAAGCAGGAGTTAACTGTAGCGTTGCAACAATGGGCTCAAGTACGAGGTCGTCAGGTTACCAGACCAGTTTTGATATCTAGTTATGAAACCCTTAGAGGTTATGTTGATTGCTTGAAAAATACGGAAATTGGTGTATTACTGTGTGATGAAGGACATAGATTAAAGAATAGCGACTCTTTGACATTTACTGCTCTAGACAAATTAAATgtccaaagaagaattattCTTTCGGGTACTCCTATTCAGAACGACCTTAGTGaatacttttctttattaaatttcGCCAATCCAGGCCTCTTAGGTTCACGACCAGAGTTTCGAAAGAATTATGAAATCCCCATTCTACGTGGACGTGATGCTGATGGCTCAGACAAAGATAAAAATATCGGAGATGAAAAATTGGCTGAACTGGCGAAAATTGTGAACCGGTTTATCATCCGTCGTACGAACGAAATTCTTTCTAAGTACCTTCCAGTTAAATATGAGCATGTAGTTTTCTGTGGCTTGTCTGACTTTCAAATGAAGCTCTACAACCACTTTGTTACGTCTCCAGAAATTaacaaaattataaaaggaACCGGTAGTCAACCGTTGAAGGCGATTGGCATCTTGAAAAAGTTGTGTAATCATCCTGATTTGTTGAACATATCGGAAGATTTGGAAGGTTGCGAGTCGTTGTATCCTGCTGGCTTTACTCCGCGTGAACTTCGTGGTCGTGATCGTAGCATCGATTCTTCCCTCTCTGGAAAAATGTTGGTGTTAGAGAGAATGCTTGCTCAAATTAAACGAGAAACAGACGATAAAATAGTGTTGATCAGTAACTATACTTCGACATTAGATTTGTTTGAGCAGCTCTGTCGAGTGCGAAGTTATAAAGCATTGCGTTTGGACGGTACAATGAATGTCAACAAACGTCAGAAATTGGTTGATAATTTCAATGATCCAGAAAAAGATGCAtttatctttcttttatcttcCAAAGCCGGCGGTTGTGGTATCAACCTTATCGGAGCTAATCGattgattttatttgatCCAGATTGGAATCCAGCTGCTGATCAGCAAGCCCTCGCAAGAGTTTGGCGTGATggacaaaagaaagattgtTTTGTCTATCGTTTTATCGCGACAGGCacaattgaagaaaagattttcCAACGTCAATCTCATAAGCAATCCCTTTCATCTTGTGTTGTTGATGAAGCTCAGGACGTTGAACGACATTTTTCTATGGATAATCTTCGTCATTTATTTCAGCTTAACGAAAACACTATTTGTGAAACCCATGAAACCTTCAAGTGCAAACGCTGTCGAAACGGAAAACAATTTATTCGGGCTCCTGCAATGTTGTATGGTGATACCAGTACTTGGAACCACTTTACTAATCCTACTCTTGAGAAAATTGAAGATCACTTATTAAAGCGAGAATGCGGCAAGGATCAAGTTACTACAGTATTTCAGTACAAATCCCATTAG